In a genomic window of Candidatus Competibacteraceae bacterium:
- a CDS encoding CoA transferase, with protein sequence MAKILEGLRIVEGTAFVAAPLAGMTLAQMGAEVIRFDRIRGGLDYHRWPVTHDNKSLFWAGLNKGKRSLAVDVSTPRGQEIVTRLICAPGPNNGIFLTNLRVRGWMDYEHLKQHREDLIMLTVLGTRDGGPAVDYTVNPSVGFPYATGPEGSSDPTCHILPAWDCITGQMAALGLLAAERHRRLTGEGQSVEIALKDVALAMLGNLGIIGEVMVNHVDRPKYGNYLYGAYGNEFDTADGRRVMVVGLTRRQWDGLCAVTGLKAEFDALGQRLGLDLNREGDRFKAREEITALLKPWFLARTPDDFAGPFDESGVTWSVFRSFKQAVTEDPDCSTWHPMFDLVEQPGIGEYLVPGSPYAFGKSERQPPQPAPALGQHTDEILSDLLGMSDVEISKLHDDKIVAGPRR encoded by the coding sequence ATGGCGAAGATTTTGGAAGGATTGCGAATCGTCGAAGGCACCGCGTTCGTGGCGGCCCCGCTGGCGGGAATGACCCTGGCGCAGATGGGCGCGGAAGTCATCCGCTTCGACCGCATTCGCGGCGGCCTCGACTATCACCGCTGGCCGGTCACCCACGACAACAAAAGCTTGTTCTGGGCCGGCTTGAACAAGGGCAAGCGCTCCTTGGCGGTCGATGTCAGCACGCCGCGCGGCCAGGAAATCGTGACGCGCCTGATCTGCGCGCCCGGTCCCAACAACGGCATTTTCCTGACCAACCTCCGGGTGCGGGGCTGGATGGATTACGAACATCTCAAGCAGCACCGCGAGGATTTAATCATGCTGACCGTGCTGGGCACCCGCGACGGCGGCCCGGCGGTCGATTACACGGTGAACCCCAGCGTCGGTTTTCCCTACGCCACCGGACCGGAAGGCTCCAGCGATCCGACTTGCCACATCTTGCCGGCTTGGGATTGCATCACCGGCCAGATGGCGGCCTTGGGCTTGCTGGCCGCCGAACGCCACCGCCGCTTGACCGGCGAGGGCCAGTCGGTGGAAATCGCCCTTAAGGATGTGGCGCTGGCGATGCTCGGCAATCTGGGCATCATCGGCGAGGTGATGGTCAATCACGTCGACCGGCCCAAGTACGGTAATTATCTGTACGGCGCTTACGGCAACGAGTTCGACACCGCCGACGGACGGCGCGTCATGGTGGTCGGCCTGACCCGACGGCAGTGGGACGGCTTGTGCGCGGTGACCGGCCTCAAGGCGGAATTCGACGCGCTGGGCCAGCGCTTGGGGCTCGATTTGAACCGCGAGGGGGACCGTTTCAAGGCGCGCGAGGAGATTACCGCGCTGCTCAAACCGTGGTTCCTGGCGCGCACCCCGGACGATTTCGCCGGTCCGTTCGATGAGAGCGGGGTCACATGGTCAGTGTTTCGCAGCTTCAAACAGGCGGTGACCGAAGATCCGGATTGCTCGACCTGGCATCCGATGTTCGATCTGGTCGAACAGCCGGGCATCGGCGAATATCTGGTGCCGGGTTCGCCGTATGCCTTCGGCAAGAGCGAGCGCCAGCCGCCCCAACCGGCTCCCGCTCTCGGCCAGCACACCGACGAGATTTTGTCGGACCTGCTCGGCATGAGCGACGTGGAAATTTCCAAGCTCCACGACGATAAAATCGTGGCCGGGCCGCGCCGCTAA
- a CDS encoding CoA ester lyase — protein MSERLERSVLLAPGSNWGMIQKTAAAKADAVCIDLEDAVAPEEKETSRGNVIRAYRELDFGGKLRMFRMNGLDTHFAYRDLVEIVEAAGDRIDLIVVPKVSRPEDVHFVDTLLGQIESYKGFSNRIGVEALIETAQGCVNIREIAASSERLQGFVYGPGDYAASVRMPLESIGELDENDKLYPGHRWHHVMHSIVSAARAYDKRAVDGPFAGIKNPEGLQQACRIARAMGFDGKWCIHPSQIETVNQIFVPSEKEIAWAKLVLDEYEAALREGRGAISVKGKMIDVASLRICRTIVERARLAGLIN, from the coding sequence ATGAGCGAAAGACTGGAACGCTCGGTGCTGCTCGCGCCGGGCTCCAATTGGGGCATGATTCAAAAAACCGCCGCCGCAAAGGCCGATGCGGTCTGTATCGATCTGGAGGATGCGGTCGCGCCGGAAGAAAAGGAGACGAGCCGGGGCAACGTGATCCGGGCTTACCGCGAATTGGATTTCGGCGGCAAACTGCGCATGTTCCGCATGAACGGACTGGACACGCACTTCGCCTACCGCGATCTGGTCGAGATCGTCGAGGCCGCCGGCGACCGGATCGATTTGATCGTGGTGCCGAAGGTGAGCCGGCCCGAGGACGTGCATTTCGTCGATACCTTGCTCGGTCAAATCGAAAGCTACAAAGGCTTTTCGAATCGGATCGGCGTCGAGGCATTGATCGAAACCGCGCAGGGCTGCGTCAACATCCGCGAGATCGCGGCCAGTTCCGAGCGGCTGCAAGGTTTCGTCTACGGTCCCGGCGACTACGCCGCCTCGGTGCGGATGCCGCTGGAATCCATCGGCGAGTTGGACGAAAACGACAAGCTCTATCCGGGGCACCGCTGGCACCACGTCATGCACTCCATCGTCAGCGCCGCCCGCGCCTACGACAAGCGCGCGGTCGATGGGCCGTTCGCCGGCATCAAGAACCCCGAAGGCTTGCAGCAAGCGTGCAGGATCGCCCGCGCGATGGGTTTCGACGGCAAATGGTGCATCCATCCCAGCCAGATCGAAACGGTCAATCAGATTTTCGTGCCGTCCGAAAAGGAAATCGCCTGGGCGAAGTTGGTGCTGGACGAATATGAAGCCGCGCTGCGCGAGGGCCGGGGCGCGATCAGCGTCAAGGGCAAGATGATCGACGTGGCCTCCTTAAGGATATGCCGCACCATCGTCGAGCGCGCCCGGCTGGCTGGATTAATCAACTGA
- a CDS encoding CoA transferase, whose translation MTTPTNDENLPLSGIRVIDVATVIAGPYCAGILGEFGADVLKVEHPIGGDICRKYGTPTQRGDTLAWLSEARNKKSVTIDLHRREGVEVFKKLIEKADVLCENFRPGTLEKWGLPWETLREINPGLIMLRVTGYGQTGPYKDRPGFARIAHAVGGIAYLSGMPKGTPVTPGSTTLGDYLTGIYGCLGVLMALRYREQTGIGQYIDAALYESVFRCTDELAPAYAMFGQVRERHGPTHNDFACPYGHFPTKEDGKWVAIACATDKLFARLAEAMGRPELASSSLYGDQKTRLENRHDVNEIVRDWCGSLTRDEVLKRCNATGAPAGPLNNIADIFGDRQFHARRNLVSVDVEDLGETVIVPNVIPRLSETPGRIRHLGPKLGEHTDLVLTDLLGMSADEIGELRKKRVI comes from the coding sequence ATGACAACGCCTACCAACGACGAAAATTTGCCGCTGTCCGGCATCCGGGTCATCGACGTGGCCACGGTGATCGCCGGGCCGTATTGCGCCGGCATCCTCGGCGAATTCGGAGCCGATGTCCTCAAGGTCGAACACCCGATCGGCGGCGACATCTGCCGCAAATACGGAACCCCCACCCAGCGCGGCGACACCTTGGCGTGGCTCAGCGAAGCGCGCAACAAAAAATCGGTCACCATCGACCTGCACCGCCGCGAGGGGGTGGAGGTGTTTAAAAAGCTGATCGAAAAAGCCGACGTGCTGTGCGAAAACTTCCGGCCGGGCACCCTGGAGAAGTGGGGTCTGCCGTGGGAGACACTGCGCGAAATCAATCCGGGCCTGATCATGTTGCGGGTCACCGGCTACGGGCAAACCGGCCCTTACAAGGACCGGCCCGGCTTCGCCCGCATCGCCCACGCGGTCGGCGGCATCGCCTATCTGTCGGGGATGCCGAAAGGCACGCCGGTCACGCCGGGCTCGACCACCCTGGGCGATTATCTGACCGGCATCTACGGCTGTCTCGGCGTGCTGATGGCCTTGCGCTATCGGGAGCAGACCGGCATCGGTCAATACATCGACGCGGCGCTGTACGAATCGGTGTTCCGCTGCACCGACGAACTGGCCCCGGCCTACGCCATGTTCGGCCAAGTGCGCGAGCGCCACGGGCCGACCCACAACGATTTCGCCTGCCCCTACGGCCATTTCCCGACCAAGGAAGACGGCAAGTGGGTCGCCATCGCCTGCGCCACCGACAAGCTGTTCGCGCGCTTGGCCGAGGCGATGGGCCGGCCGGAACTGGCCTCGTCCAGCCTCTACGGCGATCAGAAAACCCGCTTGGAAAACCGCCACGACGTGAACGAAATCGTGCGCGACTGGTGCGGGTCGCTGACCCGCGATGAGGTTTTGAAGCGCTGTAACGCCACCGGCGCGCCGGCGGGGCCGTTGAACAACATCGCCGACATCTTCGGCGACCGCCAGTTTCACGCCCGGCGCAATCTGGTGTCGGTCGATGTCGAGGATTTGGGCGAGACCGTGATCGTGCCGAACGTGATCCCCCGCTTGTCGGAAACGCCGGGACGAATCCGCCACCTCGGCCCCAAGCTCGGCGAACACACCGATTTAGTTCTGACCGATTTGTTGGGGATGAGCGCGGACGAAATCGGCGAGCTGCGCAAGAAGCGGGTCATTTAA
- a CDS encoding CoA transferase produces the protein MSDETIETAAAPDASDPPQPSPHPASDAEPKLPMSGIRVLDLGTFLAGPHAASVLGEFGAEVLKIEHPIAGDPMRRFGTPTKRHDATLAWLSEARNRKSVTIDLRQQEGVQLFLRLIEKSDVLIENFRPGTMEEWGLGWPRLQEANPRLVYLQVSGYGQTGPYRRRSGFAHIAHAYGGLSYLAGFPGETPVVPGTVPLGDYFSSLYGAIGIMMALRHREKTGRGQVIDIAIYESVFRQLDEIAASYGLFGKVREREGSGSFVAVPHGHFRTQDDKWVAIACTTDKMFERLAEAMERPELASSALYGQQRKRLAARGEVNQIVTEWVGSLPRSEVLERCLNCEVPVGKLNSIADIFEDEHFQARGNLVKLEEPGLGEVVIPGVVPRMSATPGRITNLGPSLGDGTYEIMRELLGLSPDEIKHLRQRKII, from the coding sequence ATGTCAGACGAAACGATCGAAACGGCCGCCGCGCCTGATGCCTCGGACCCGCCGCAACCCTCGCCGCACCCCGCGTCCGACGCCGAACCGAAACTGCCGATGAGCGGAATTCGGGTGTTGGACCTCGGCACCTTTTTGGCCGGCCCGCACGCCGCGTCGGTGTTGGGTGAATTCGGCGCGGAAGTTTTGAAAATCGAACATCCCATCGCCGGCGATCCGATGCGCCGCTTCGGCACGCCGACCAAGCGCCACGACGCCACCCTGGCGTGGCTGAGCGAGGCGCGTAATCGAAAATCCGTCACCATCGACCTGCGCCAGCAGGAAGGCGTCCAACTGTTCTTGCGCCTCATCGAAAAATCCGACGTGCTGATCGAGAATTTCCGACCCGGCACGATGGAGGAATGGGGGCTCGGCTGGCCGCGCCTGCAAGAAGCCAACCCGCGCCTGGTGTACTTGCAGGTGTCCGGCTACGGCCAGACCGGACCGTACCGCCGCCGCTCGGGTTTCGCCCACATCGCCCACGCCTACGGCGGCCTGTCGTACTTGGCCGGCTTTCCCGGCGAGACGCCGGTGGTGCCCGGCACCGTGCCGCTCGGCGACTATTTTTCCAGCCTCTATGGGGCCATCGGCATCATGATGGCCTTGCGCCACCGCGAAAAGACCGGGCGCGGTCAGGTGATCGACATCGCGATTTACGAATCGGTGTTCCGGCAACTGGACGAGATCGCCGCCTCCTACGGCCTGTTCGGCAAAGTCCGCGAGCGGGAAGGCTCCGGCAGCTTCGTCGCGGTGCCGCACGGGCATTTCCGCACTCAGGACGATAAATGGGTCGCCATCGCCTGCACCACCGACAAGATGTTCGAGCGGCTGGCCGAGGCGATGGAGCGGCCGGAACTGGCGTCCTCGGCGCTCTACGGCCAACAGCGCAAGCGGCTGGCGGCGCGCGGCGAGGTCAATCAGATCGTGACCGAATGGGTGGGCTCGCTGCCGCGCTCCGAGGTGTTGGAACGCTGCCTCAACTGCGAGGTGCCGGTCGGCAAGCTCAACAGCATCGCCGACATCTTCGAGGACGAACACTTTCAGGCGCGCGGCAATCTGGTCAAGCTCGAAGAGCCGGGGCTGGGCGAGGTGGTGATTCCCGGCGTGGTGCCTCGGATGTCGGCCACGCCCGGCCGCATCACCAATCTGGGACCGTCCTTGGGCGATGGCACTTATGAGATCATGCGGGAACTGCTCGGTCTGTCGCCCGATGAAATCAAACATTTGCGCCAGCGCAAGATCATTTGA
- a CDS encoding ABC transporter permease — MQYSRSSIFSTRECTVILERPSRGSWRAHFIALQTILIKETLRFLRIWIQTLLPPAITTALYFIIFGKLIGGQLGPVDGFSYTQYIAPGLIMMAVITNAYSNVVSSFFSAKFQRHIEELLVSPLPNAIIVLGFVGGGVLRGLAVGAVVTAVSAFFTSLHWNHLWLTFAVMLLTATLFALGGLINGIFAKSFDDISLIPTFVLTPLTYLGGIFYSIKMLPPFWQDVSLLNPILYMINAFRYGLLGVSDIDMAVAFAIILLFVAVLFGYSLWLLKRGTGIRS; from the coding sequence ATGCAGTATAGTAGGTCATCCATATTTTCAACGAGAGAATGCACCGTGATCCTCGAACGGCCTTCGCGCGGGAGTTGGCGCGCGCACTTCATCGCGCTGCAAACCATCCTGATCAAGGAGACGCTGCGCTTTCTGCGGATTTGGATTCAGACCCTGCTGCCCCCGGCGATCACCACCGCCTTGTATTTCATCATCTTCGGCAAGCTGATCGGCGGCCAGCTCGGTCCGGTGGACGGCTTTTCCTACACCCAATACATCGCGCCGGGCCTGATTATGATGGCGGTGATCACCAACGCTTATTCCAATGTGGTGTCGTCGTTTTTTAGCGCCAAGTTCCAGCGCCACATCGAGGAATTGCTGGTGTCTCCGTTGCCGAACGCCATCATCGTTCTCGGCTTCGTCGGCGGCGGCGTGCTGCGCGGGCTGGCCGTCGGCGCGGTGGTCACGGCGGTTTCGGCCTTCTTCACCAGCCTGCATTGGAATCATTTGTGGCTGACCTTCGCCGTGATGCTGCTGACCGCGACGCTGTTCGCGTTGGGCGGCTTGATCAACGGCATTTTCGCCAAGAGCTTCGACGATATTTCCCTGATTCCGACTTTCGTGCTGACGCCGCTGACCTATCTGGGCGGGATTTTCTATTCCATCAAAATGCTGCCGCCGTTTTGGCAAGACGTGTCGCTGCTCAACCCCATCTTGTACATGATCAACGCCTTCCGCTACGGGCTTTTGGGCGTTTCGGACATCGACATGGCCGTCGCCTTCGCCATTATTTTATTATTCGTCGCTGTTTTATTCGGCTACAGCCTGTGGTTGCTCAAACGCGGCACCGGCATCCGCAGTTGA
- a CDS encoding TRAP transporter substrate-binding protein has protein sequence MYRHSIVRALLGGAALALLTGIANAQTVIKFSHVVADSTPKGQGALMFKKLAEERLAGKVKVEVFPNSQLFGDGKEMEALLLNDVQLIAPSLSKFDRYTDQIQVFDLPFLFDDIAAVHRFHTSTTGKGILNSLAKKGMVGLAYWDNGMKQLSAKKALKAPEDAKGLKFRIQASDILEAQFKAVGGVPQKLAFAEVYQALETGVVDGAENPWSNAYSQKFFEVQPFFTESNHGYLGYMVVANAKFWNDLPADVRGTLEKILAEVTVEVNKSSSALNDGDRQKIKDSGKTQILPFSAEQRAAWQKAMEPVYAKFTDKIGKDVVDAARAANKP, from the coding sequence ATGTACCGTCATTCAATCGTCCGCGCCTTGCTCGGCGGTGCCGCATTAGCCCTGTTGACCGGCATCGCCAACGCCCAAACCGTGATCAAGTTTTCGCACGTGGTGGCCGATAGCACCCCCAAGGGCCAGGGCGCGCTGATGTTCAAGAAATTGGCCGAGGAACGGCTGGCCGGCAAGGTGAAGGTCGAGGTGTTTCCCAACTCGCAACTGTTCGGCGACGGCAAGGAAATGGAGGCGCTGCTGCTCAACGACGTGCAGTTGATCGCCCCGTCGCTGTCGAAGTTCGACCGCTACACCGATCAGATTCAGGTGTTCGATCTGCCGTTTTTGTTCGACGACATCGCGGCGGTCCACCGCTTCCACACCAGCACCACCGGCAAGGGCATCCTCAATTCGCTCGCCAAGAAAGGCATGGTCGGCTTGGCCTATTGGGACAACGGCATGAAGCAGCTTTCGGCCAAGAAAGCCTTGAAAGCACCGGAAGACGCCAAGGGTCTAAAATTCCGCATTCAAGCCTCCGACATTCTGGAAGCGCAATTCAAGGCCGTCGGCGGCGTGCCGCAGAAGCTGGCCTTCGCCGAGGTCTATCAAGCCCTGGAAACCGGCGTGGTCGACGGCGCGGAAAATCCGTGGTCCAACGCTTATTCCCAGAAATTCTTTGAAGTCCAACCGTTCTTCACCGAATCCAACCACGGCTACCTCGGCTACATGGTGGTCGCCAACGCCAAATTCTGGAACGATCTGCCGGCGGACGTGCGCGGGACTTTGGAAAAAATCCTGGCCGAGGTGACCGTCGAGGTGAATAAATCCTCCAGCGCCTTGAACGACGGCGACCGCCAGAAGATCAAGGATTCCGGCAAGACCCAAATCCTGCCCTTCAGCGCCGAGCAGCGCGCGGCCTGGCAAAAAGCCATGGAGCCGGTTTACGCGAAGTTCACCGACAAGATCGGCAAGGATGTCGTCGATGCCGCCCGCGCGGCCAACAAGCCCTGA
- a CDS encoding TRAP transporter small permease, with protein MLTRAVHHLEEGFIALLLALMTVITFSQVVARYFFSTGFGWALELTTYLFAWLVLFGISYGIKVGAHIGIDVVVRQFPLHLRRIVGLIGVLCCCAYCIILLVGATQYVYKLYSIGIEAQDLPIPRWIPFVMLPVGLLLALIRLLQVAWNTLLGKQAGLQLADEAREAIEAVETSEILHPDAAHPRQEKAP; from the coding sequence ATGTTGACACGCGCCGTTCATCATCTGGAGGAAGGCTTCATCGCGCTGCTCTTGGCGCTGATGACCGTCATCACCTTCAGTCAGGTGGTCGCCCGCTACTTTTTCAGCACCGGCTTCGGCTGGGCGCTGGAGCTGACCACCTATTTATTCGCTTGGCTGGTTTTGTTCGGTATTTCCTACGGCATCAAGGTGGGCGCGCACATCGGCATCGACGTGGTGGTGCGCCAGTTCCCGCTGCATTTGCGCCGCATCGTCGGCTTGATCGGCGTGCTGTGCTGCTGCGCCTACTGCATCATTCTGCTGGTGGGCGCGACGCAATACGTCTACAAACTGTATTCCATCGGCATCGAAGCCCAGGATTTGCCGATCCCGCGCTGGATTCCGTTCGTCATGTTGCCGGTCGGCTTGTTGCTGGCGCTGATTCGCCTGCTGCAAGTGGCTTGGAACACCTTGCTCGGCAAACAGGCGGGCTTGCAGTTGGCCGATGAAGCGCGCGAGGCCATCGAGGCGGTGGAAACCTCCGAAATCCTGCATCCTGACGCCGCCCATCCCCGCCAGGAGAAAGCCCCATGA